The following coding sequences are from one Peromyscus eremicus chromosome X, PerEre_H2_v1, whole genome shotgun sequence window:
- the LOC131900165 gene encoding testis-expressed protein 13A-like codes for MQLCESWSTLERELQTIVTDSAMPRTIKKSCAWSALALAVGLAEKQEREHRKKVKMMQDQLDEQKLLINALLGVVQKQRDKQDEKGIAEFHLQQGLGDLNRVEGEQKFPPSNPVSVVRTQYQNQQGKKEDEDQETETHPLDSAMLGGDEGHDSTQREPLKVSGQDAAAATADVVVAVAAATVTSVEENKFSVRANRNEVDSSYPEMQKVWSQTRPLTLLSLSSSSVQPRFVSQVAAAAIEQTAIVPPEHCSRASWRGRQYLSGKILPEKFKPRFSLSQYKQRSIVHRAGDWYCDKCNVMNFSWRNICFRCKQLQTTKATENFLYNWRFL; via the coding sequence ATGCAGTTGTGTGAGTCCTGGAGCACTTTGGAAAGGGAGTTGCAGACCATCGTGACTGACTCGGCCATGCCAAGAACCATCAAGAAGTCTTGTGCCTGGAGTGCCTTGGCACTGGCGGTGGGCCTGGCTGAGAAGCAGGAGCGGGAACACAGAAAAAAGGTAAAGATGATGCAGGATCAGTTGGATGAGCAGAAGCTGTTGATTAATGCTCTCTTAGGGGTGGTACAAAAACAGAGGGATAAACAAGATGAAAAGGGCATCGCTGAATTCCATCTCCAACAAGGACTCGGAGACCTTAATAGAGTAGAAGGGGAACAAAAATTTCCCCCAAGTAACCCTGTTAGTGTGGTAAGAACGCAGTATCAAAAtcagcaaggaaagaaagaagatgagGACCAGGAAACTGAGACACATCCATTAGACAGTGCTATGCTTGGTGGAGATGAGGGACATGATAGTACTCAGAGAGAGCCACTGAAGGTATCAGGccaagatgctgctgctgctactgctgatgttgttgttgctgttgcagcTGCTACAGTTACTTCTGTAGAGGAAAACAAGTTTTCTGTAAGAGCAAATAGAAATGAGGTAGACAGTTCTTACCCTGaaatgcagaaggtgtggtctcAGACTCGTCCGCTGACACTCCTTAGTTTGTCCTCTAGCTCAGTCCAACCTCGGTTTGTTTCCCAAGTGGCAGCAGCAGCGATAGAACAAACTGCTATAGTTCCTCCTGAGCACTGTTCTAGAGCTAGCTGGAGAGGTAGGCAATACCTTTCCGGGAAGATCCTTCCTGAGAAGTTCAAGCCAAGGTTTAGCCTCTCTCAGTACAAACAGCGTAGCATTGTTCACAGAGCTGGGGATTGGTATTGTGATAAGTGTAATGTGATGAATTTCTCATGGCGAAATATATGTTTCAGATGTAAGCAGCTCCAGACAACAAAGGCAACTGAAAACTTTTTATACAATTGGAGATTTCTATGA